In Mycobacterium gallinarum, a single window of DNA contains:
- a CDS encoding rhodanese-like domain-containing protein yields MTATLGSRIDRILDDARSRLTRMSAQDVPAALARGAVLVDIRPQAQRDREGDVPAALVVERNVLEWRCDPTSDARLAQAVDDDVEWVVLCSEGYTSSLAAAALLDLGLHRSTDVIGGYHALKAEGVLV; encoded by the coding sequence ATGACAGCGACGTTGGGTAGCCGCATCGACCGCATTCTCGACGACGCCCGCAGCAGGCTGACCAGGATGAGCGCGCAGGACGTGCCCGCGGCGCTGGCCCGTGGCGCGGTGCTGGTCGACATCCGGCCTCAGGCCCAGCGCGACCGCGAGGGCGACGTTCCGGCGGCGTTGGTCGTCGAACGCAACGTGCTCGAATGGCGTTGCGACCCCACCAGTGACGCCCGTCTTGCGCAGGCCGTGGACGACGACGTCGAATGGGTGGTGCTGTGCTCGGAGGGCTACACGTCCAGCCTGGCCGCTGCAGCCCTGCTCGACCTGGGGTTGCACCGCTCCACCGACGTCATCGGTGGCTACCACGCGCTGAAGGCCGAAGGCGTTCTCGTCTAA
- the lpqV gene encoding lipoprotein LpqV gives MRRHFRWAAHAVALVVVGTAIATGCSSGDDGEPVTSTPETTSATEPSDTPTAAPGDVAVSPGGVTTAVGAPADSTEDEYFKACQAARDWMGKQGGDPKSQLEPYLKSVQSADAAPGPGTFGTPWSALPPERQAAVIVAAQAAADALCG, from the coding sequence ATGCGCAGGCATTTCCGTTGGGCCGCCCACGCGGTGGCACTCGTGGTCGTCGGCACCGCAATAGCCACCGGGTGCTCGTCCGGAGATGACGGTGAACCGGTCACCTCGACGCCGGAGACGACGTCCGCCACGGAACCCTCCGACACGCCCACCGCAGCACCCGGCGATGTCGCGGTCTCCCCCGGCGGCGTCACGACCGCCGTCGGGGCGCCTGCGGACTCCACCGAAGACGAGTACTTCAAGGCGTGCCAGGCGGCGCGCGACTGGATGGGCAAGCAGGGCGGTGACCCCAAGTCGCAACTCGAGCCCTATCTGAAGAGCGTGCAAAGTGCCGACGCCGCTCCCGGACCGGGAACGTTCGGCACGCCGTGGTCTGCGCTCCCACCGGAGCGGCAGGCCGCGGTGATCGTGGCTGCCCAGGCCGCCGCGGACGCCCTGTGCGGATAA
- a CDS encoding enoyl-CoA hydratase produces the protein MSYETILVTRDDRVGTITLNRPKALNALNSQVMNEVVSAAAEFDNDPDIGAIIVTGSGEKAFAAGADIKEMAELSFADVFSSDFFAAWGKFAATRTPTIAAVNGYALGGGCELAMMCDLLIAADTAKFGQPEIKLGVLPGMGGSQRLTRAIGKAKAMDLILTGRNMDADEAERAGLVSRVVPADTLLDEANKVAKAIAGMSLSASRMAKEAVNRAFESTLAEGLLYERRLFHSAFATDDQTEGMNAFTEKRPPNFRHR, from the coding sequence ATGAGCTACGAGACCATTCTGGTCACGCGTGACGACCGCGTCGGCACCATCACGCTGAACCGCCCGAAGGCGCTCAACGCGCTCAACAGCCAGGTGATGAACGAAGTCGTCTCGGCCGCAGCGGAATTCGACAACGATCCGGATATCGGCGCGATCATCGTCACCGGCAGCGGCGAGAAGGCCTTCGCCGCCGGCGCCGACATCAAAGAGATGGCCGAACTGTCGTTCGCCGACGTGTTCTCCTCAGACTTCTTCGCGGCGTGGGGCAAGTTCGCCGCGACGCGGACGCCGACCATCGCCGCGGTCAACGGCTACGCACTGGGCGGCGGTTGCGAGCTCGCGATGATGTGCGATCTGCTGATCGCCGCCGACACCGCGAAATTCGGTCAGCCCGAGATCAAGCTCGGCGTGCTCCCCGGTATGGGCGGCTCGCAGCGTTTGACCCGCGCCATCGGCAAGGCCAAGGCGATGGACCTGATCCTCACCGGGCGCAACATGGACGCCGACGAAGCCGAACGCGCAGGCCTGGTGTCCCGCGTCGTGCCCGCGGACACGCTGCTCGACGAGGCCAACAAGGTCGCCAAGGCCATCGCCGGGATGTCGCTGTCAGCGTCGCGGATGGCCAAGGAGGCCGTCAACCGCGCCTTCGAATCGACGCTGGCCGAGGGACTGCTCTACGAACGCAGGCTCTTCCACTCCGCCTTCGCCACCGACGACCAGACCGAGGGCATGAACGCGTTCACGGAGAAGCGCCCACCGAACTTCCGCCACCGTTAA
- a CDS encoding cysteine dioxygenase, whose product MVSTLSLPTRLRPPDLLYATDRYADDVLSGRYDDLLPAGGLPANDRWFTRLHGDEELDVWLISWVPDRSTELHDHGGSLGALTVVSGALKESRWDGRVFKRRRLNAGDQAAFPLGWVHDVVWTPDRHTAAPVAPAARVAPTLSVHAYSPPLTAMSYYEVTHRNTLRRKRTELTDEPEG is encoded by the coding sequence ATGGTTTCCACCTTGTCGCTGCCCACTCGGCTGCGCCCACCCGATCTGCTGTACGCCACTGACCGGTACGCCGACGACGTGCTGTCCGGCCGCTACGACGATCTGTTGCCAGCCGGCGGCCTGCCGGCGAACGACCGCTGGTTCACGCGGCTGCACGGCGACGAAGAACTCGACGTCTGGTTGATCAGCTGGGTCCCGGACCGCTCGACCGAGCTGCATGACCACGGCGGCTCGCTCGGAGCGCTGACCGTGGTGTCCGGCGCGCTGAAGGAAAGTCGCTGGGACGGTCGGGTATTCAAGCGCCGGCGGCTGAACGCGGGGGATCAGGCTGCGTTTCCGCTGGGCTGGGTTCACGACGTGGTGTGGACGCCCGATCGCCACACCGCCGCACCGGTTGCGCCCGCCGCTCGGGTGGCGCCGACGCTGAGTGTGCACGCATACTCGCCACCGTTGACCGCGATGTCGTACTACGAGGTCACGCACCGGAATACGCTGCGCCGCAAGCGCACCGAACTCACGGATGAGCCGGAAGGATGA
- a CDS encoding alpha/beta hydrolase codes for MTDTAEAVEDAPPQEESPPKPDWWVRRYTFFGTALGLVFIWFSLTPSLLPRGPLFQGIVSGAAGAIGYGLGVFGVWLVRYMGSRDSSPPAPRWAWLTLVGVGVICQILMIFYFHRWQDEVRDLNGVPRLEFWDYPWCAFLSIVVLFIFVEIGQLIGRLVRFLVRQLERVAPPRVSAVVVVVLLLALSIALLNGVVVRFGMSALNKTFAAANDETDPEFAAPTSPLRSGGPGSAMSWESLGHQGRVFVSAGPTVDDLTEFNGRPAIEPIRAYAGLHSADGIKATAALAAQELQRKGGLDRAVVAVATTTGTGWINEAEASALEYMYNGDTAIVSMQYSFLPSWLSFLVDKENARQAGQALFEAVDALIREMPEAQRPRLVVFGESLGSFGGEAPFLALNNLIARTDGALFSGPTFNNTIWTQLTRDRDAGSPEWLPTFDRGENVRFAARSDNLNRPEGAEWGNPRVVYLQHASDPIAWWNPDLLFAEPDWLKEPRGYDVSGRMQWIPIVTFLQVSADMAVAVDVPDGHGHVYVKDVANAWAAILEPPGWTPQKTEKLRPLLSNDENA; via the coding sequence GTGACAGACACCGCTGAGGCTGTTGAGGACGCGCCGCCGCAGGAGGAGTCGCCCCCCAAGCCGGATTGGTGGGTCCGCCGTTACACGTTCTTCGGAACGGCACTCGGGCTTGTCTTCATCTGGTTCTCCTTGACGCCCTCGCTGCTGCCGCGCGGGCCCCTATTCCAAGGCATCGTCAGCGGCGCCGCTGGTGCGATCGGATACGGCCTCGGGGTGTTCGGGGTTTGGCTCGTGCGCTATATGGGATCGAGGGACTCCAGCCCACCGGCGCCGCGGTGGGCCTGGCTGACACTCGTGGGAGTCGGGGTCATATGCCAGATCCTGATGATCTTCTACTTCCACAGGTGGCAGGACGAGGTCCGCGACCTCAACGGCGTACCACGCCTGGAGTTCTGGGACTACCCCTGGTGCGCCTTCCTGTCCATCGTGGTGCTCTTCATCTTCGTCGAGATCGGCCAGCTCATCGGCAGGTTGGTGCGCTTCCTGGTCCGCCAGCTGGAACGCGTTGCGCCGCCACGTGTTTCGGCTGTGGTGGTGGTGGTCCTGCTGCTTGCGCTGAGTATCGCGCTGCTCAACGGCGTGGTGGTGCGTTTCGGTATGAGCGCCTTGAACAAGACATTCGCCGCGGCCAACGACGAGACCGATCCCGAGTTCGCGGCGCCGACGTCCCCATTGCGTTCAGGCGGTCCCGGCTCGGCGATGTCATGGGAATCGTTGGGCCACCAGGGGCGGGTGTTCGTCTCGGCAGGACCGACCGTCGACGACCTCACCGAGTTCAACGGCCGGCCCGCCATCGAACCGATCCGCGCCTATGCCGGACTGCATTCGGCGGACGGCATCAAGGCGACGGCGGCGCTGGCCGCCCAGGAGTTGCAGCGCAAGGGCGGGCTCGATCGTGCGGTGGTCGCCGTCGCGACGACGACCGGTACCGGCTGGATCAATGAGGCCGAGGCCTCGGCGCTCGAGTACATGTACAACGGCGACACGGCGATCGTGTCCATGCAGTACTCGTTCCTGCCGAGCTGGCTGTCGTTCCTCGTCGACAAGGAGAACGCCCGACAGGCGGGGCAGGCGCTGTTCGAGGCGGTCGACGCGCTGATCCGCGAGATGCCGGAGGCTCAGCGGCCACGGCTGGTGGTGTTCGGTGAGAGCCTTGGCTCGTTCGGCGGCGAGGCACCGTTCCTGGCGCTGAACAATCTCATCGCCCGCACCGACGGTGCGCTGTTCTCCGGCCCGACGTTCAACAACACCATCTGGACTCAACTCACCCGTGATCGCGACGCGGGCTCGCCGGAGTGGCTGCCCACCTTCGACAGGGGCGAGAACGTCCGCTTCGCCGCGCGCTCGGACAATCTGAACCGGCCGGAAGGGGCCGAGTGGGGCAATCCCCGCGTGGTGTACCTCCAGCACGCGTCGGACCCGATCGCCTGGTGGAATCCGGATCTGTTGTTCGCCGAACCGGATTGGCTCAAAGAACCGCGCGGCTATGACGTGTCGGGGCGCATGCAGTGGATACCGATCGTCACCTTCCTACAGGTTTCCGCGGATATGGCGGTGGCCGTCGACGTGCCCGACGGTCACGGCCACGTCTACGTCAAGGACGTCGCCAACGCCTGGGCGGCGATCCTGGAGCCGCCGGGCTGGACGCCGCAAAAGACGGAGAAGCTGCGCCCGCTACTGTCCAACGACGAAAACGCTTAG